In Vibrio hippocampi, the following are encoded in one genomic region:
- the yccS gene encoding YccS family putative transporter — protein MNLSAQLRQQWANKTVNYSGLILITLLGIVIPTWYLGLKTWITPLILGVIAAALSETDDNFFGRIKAILLTLICFAIAAFSIEILFDTPVLFAIGLFCSSFAFILLGAIGPRYSSIAFGSLLIAIYTMIGATQSTDLWFQPVMLLAGALGYFFMSMIWSSIAPWQPVQLSLSAVFNQLSRYLAGKRTMFHPSIELRLQPLRVSEANLNVKTVAALNQCKMTLLNRSKKGHVDGPSDRYLQLYFIAQDIHERISSSHYRYQELSKKFARSDVLFRFKHVLEMQSESCAAIASAISLGQPYTHGQNSIRALAELQDSIEYLNQQSLPDCSEQLEQLNYLFNNMATVEKLLSNVSNPDIESIEEAVLDDTNPHTLSAMWSRIKTHLNKDSLLFRHATRLSLALTLGYGVIQALNLEHGYWILLTTLFVCQPNYSATRQKLYARIIGTVVGLLLGVPLLTLFPSFESQLFFIVISGVMFFALRLNNYGYATGFITVLVLFCFHQLGDGYAVVLPRLFDTLIGCLLAVGAVYFILPDWESKRLSKTMSNAIEANRQYLMQIIAQYRIGKQDTLAYRIARRRAHDTDAQLASTIANMLAEPGQYQKSTEQSFRFLTLNHALLSYISALGAHRQRLNDESIHCLVLQAHRTINRHLEVLNYQLSSHIQDHEFSTVDQFDIHRRLVEWRDDDDRSARMVLQQLHLIYRLLPELHNLANHLADQAPSDSDPNDKSSDKA, from the coding sequence TTGAATTTATCTGCACAACTCCGCCAACAATGGGCAAACAAGACCGTCAACTACAGTGGCCTTATTTTGATCACCCTGTTGGGTATTGTCATTCCAACTTGGTATCTTGGTTTAAAGACTTGGATCACTCCCCTAATCTTGGGAGTGATCGCTGCTGCACTGTCGGAAACGGATGATAACTTTTTTGGTCGTATCAAAGCCATCTTACTGACGCTTATCTGTTTTGCCATCGCCGCGTTTTCTATCGAAATTTTGTTCGATACTCCCGTGCTATTTGCTATCGGCTTATTTTGCTCGAGTTTTGCGTTTATTTTGCTTGGCGCGATCGGTCCCCGTTACTCTAGTATTGCATTCGGTTCATTACTGATCGCGATCTATACCATGATTGGTGCCACACAAAGTACCGACCTTTGGTTTCAACCTGTGATGCTGTTGGCAGGCGCTTTGGGTTATTTCTTCATGTCAATGATTTGGTCGAGTATTGCCCCGTGGCAACCGGTTCAGCTAAGTCTTTCTGCCGTGTTCAATCAACTGTCCCGCTATCTCGCTGGAAAACGTACGATGTTTCATCCCAGCATCGAACTTAGACTGCAACCTTTACGAGTTTCCGAAGCCAACCTAAATGTAAAAACCGTTGCCGCCCTCAATCAGTGCAAAATGACTCTGCTCAATCGTTCTAAAAAAGGGCATGTTGATGGACCGAGCGATCGTTATTTACAGCTTTACTTTATCGCACAAGATATTCATGAACGGATTAGCTCTAGCCACTATCGTTATCAGGAGCTATCCAAAAAATTTGCTCGTTCCGATGTCTTATTCCGATTCAAACATGTGTTAGAGATGCAATCAGAGTCATGCGCCGCCATTGCATCGGCAATCAGTCTTGGTCAGCCTTACACGCATGGACAAAACTCAATTCGAGCACTGGCTGAACTGCAAGACTCCATTGAATATCTAAACCAACAATCCTTGCCAGATTGCAGTGAGCAACTGGAACAACTCAATTACCTATTCAATAACATGGCAACCGTCGAAAAGCTGCTAAGTAATGTCAGCAACCCAGATATTGAGTCGATTGAGGAGGCGGTGCTGGATGATACCAATCCGCATACGTTGTCAGCGATGTGGTCAAGGATCAAAACGCACCTCAATAAAGACTCGCTGTTATTTAGACATGCTACTCGCCTTTCGTTGGCACTGACTTTGGGTTACGGCGTGATTCAGGCGCTTAATCTGGAACATGGTTATTGGATCCTGCTGACAACACTGTTTGTGTGCCAACCCAACTACAGTGCGACTCGACAGAAACTTTACGCGAGGATCATCGGGACGGTTGTTGGCTTGCTGCTGGGTGTGCCATTGCTTACCTTATTCCCTTCCTTTGAAAGCCAATTGTTCTTTATCGTCATTTCTGGGGTGATGTTCTTCGCACTTAGACTCAATAATTATGGCTATGCGACGGGCTTTATCACTGTGTTGGTTTTATTCTGTTTCCATCAACTAGGCGATGGTTATGCGGTGGTATTACCCAGATTGTTTGACACGCTAATAGGCTGTCTACTTGCGGTGGGGGCGGTGTATTTTATCTTGCCCGATTGGGAGTCGAAACGTCTAAGCAAAACGATGTCAAATGCGATTGAAGCCAATCGCCAGTATCTTATGCAAATTATCGCTCAATATCGTATTGGTAAACAGGATACCCTTGCCTATCGTATTGCCAGACGACGCGCCCATGATACCGACGCTCAACTCGCGAGCACCATTGCCAATATGCTGGCAGAGCCGGGACAATACCAAAAATCAACAGAACAGAGTTTCCGATTTCTGACGTTGAATCACGCCCTTTTGAGTTACATTTCTGCGCTCGGCGCGCATAGGCAGCGTCTAAACGACGAATCAATTCACTGTCTGGTATTGCAGGCACACCGCACGATTAACCGTCACCTTGAGGTGCTTAATTATCAACTAAGTTCGCATATTCAAGACCATGAGTTTTCCACTGTCGATCAATTCGACATTCATCGACGTTTGGTTGAATGGCGCGACGACGATGACCGCTCAGCTCGAATGGTGTTACAACAGTTACATCTGATCTATCGCTTACTCCCCGAATTGCATAATTTAGCGAACCATTTAGCAGACCAAGCCCCGAGCGACTCCGATCCTAATGACAAAAGCTCTGACAAAGCTTAA
- a CDS encoding ATP-binding response regulator: MFKDEVQKIYRYSEPNLSLVGWLGFIGFPLYYFMWHDIFPQPYENIWLRLFGSILLVTVALRKHLPSFVQPYLPYHYLFTISYTLPFFFCYMMFKNEWTTVWVTSFMASIFLHILLVHTTRVMMLQSLSSIGVAYFCAYGSDWYKFNEHITWSYVPVFVFTYIFGNLFFFRNQAEHESKMSIAKYFGAGIAHEMRNPLSALRASNDVLSSVLPKLDAHGTGEFVMTKEEVILAKEVLNDANNVIESGNETIDMLLTSIDQSRIATGNYVKHSIKEVVCSAVDGFSYKSLVDRQAVKVNVRQDFAFLGSDTLFKYVIYNLLKNAFYHQGNTGFSIVIEIEADNGYNCIRFRDNGLGIKPEVMEHIFEDFYSTGKRNSYGLGLPFCKKVMQAMGGEISCRSRLGAWTEFSLSFSDYDSAEVLEIKKQLVKNKSVMYIGSKQQVVFKILNSQSFYLGYHFTAVTVEQACQRSEYEFEYPLIFVDLDEFSDKPQRFRQLEKLLHFTEARLVFLYNSSNRYLGDYDRHLSFAAVEKSQLIDNVKKHLFELFFENSNQHFADRTSIPKLESVSGKTILIADDNQSLRVYTAILLGQQGFNVLQAKTGLEVLTQLESNSIDLIIMDIAMPEMDGLDTTKAIRKLKDSRSAAIPIIGYTGSSSTAIIKKIHQANMTDYIVKPAATEKLLDKIADWI, encoded by the coding sequence ATGTTTAAGGATGAAGTTCAAAAAATATATCGCTATTCCGAACCTAATCTTAGTTTGGTGGGTTGGCTTGGCTTTATTGGTTTCCCACTGTATTACTTCATGTGGCACGACATTTTTCCTCAGCCCTACGAAAATATCTGGCTCAGGCTATTTGGCTCGATACTGCTGGTTACTGTCGCGTTACGCAAACATTTGCCATCATTTGTTCAACCTTATCTCCCGTATCACTATCTGTTTACTATCAGTTACACACTGCCATTTTTCTTCTGTTATATGATGTTTAAAAACGAGTGGACAACCGTATGGGTCACTTCGTTTATGGCATCTATTTTTCTGCATATTTTGCTTGTTCATACCACCAGAGTGATGATGCTGCAGAGCTTGTCTAGTATCGGTGTGGCTTATTTCTGTGCCTATGGCAGCGACTGGTATAAGTTTAATGAACATATCACTTGGTCTTATGTACCCGTCTTTGTCTTCACGTATATTTTTGGCAATTTGTTTTTCTTTAGAAACCAAGCAGAGCATGAATCTAAGATGTCGATTGCAAAGTATTTTGGTGCTGGCATAGCACATGAAATGCGTAATCCATTAAGTGCATTGCGCGCGTCTAATGATGTGTTAAGCAGCGTGCTACCGAAACTCGATGCTCATGGGACGGGTGAGTTTGTTATGACTAAAGAGGAAGTCATATTAGCAAAAGAAGTATTGAATGATGCTAACAATGTTATTGAGTCGGGTAATGAAACGATTGACATGCTGCTTACCTCAATCGATCAAAGCCGTATCGCGACGGGAAACTATGTTAAACACTCCATAAAAGAGGTGGTTTGTTCGGCGGTGGACGGATTTTCATACAAGTCCTTAGTCGATCGTCAAGCCGTGAAGGTGAATGTTCGGCAAGATTTTGCTTTTTTAGGAAGCGATACGTTATTTAAGTATGTTATCTACAATCTATTAAAAAATGCTTTTTATCATCAAGGGAATACGGGGTTTTCCATTGTTATCGAGATCGAAGCGGACAATGGTTATAACTGCATCCGATTTAGAGATAATGGTCTGGGCATTAAACCGGAAGTGATGGAACACATATTCGAAGATTTTTACTCAACCGGAAAACGCAATAGCTATGGATTGGGTTTGCCTTTTTGTAAAAAAGTGATGCAGGCGATGGGCGGAGAGATCAGTTGTCGCTCTCGACTTGGAGCATGGACCGAGTTTAGTTTATCGTTCTCAGACTATGATTCTGCAGAAGTACTTGAAATCAAGAAGCAACTTGTGAAAAACAAGTCCGTCATGTACATCGGATCCAAACAACAAGTTGTCTTTAAGATCCTGAATAGCCAATCGTTTTATTTGGGTTATCATTTTACTGCAGTGACGGTAGAGCAAGCCTGCCAGCGATCTGAATACGAATTTGAATACCCATTGATCTTTGTTGATCTTGATGAGTTTAGTGACAAACCACAGCGATTCAGGCAGTTGGAAAAGCTGCTGCATTTTACCGAGGCTCGTCTGGTCTTTCTTTACAACTCAAGCAATCGTTACCTTGGCGACTATGATCGTCATCTTAGCTTTGCAGCAGTAGAGAAAAGTCAGCTAATCGACAATGTTAAAAAGCACCTATTTGAACTATTTTTTGAGAACAGTAATCAACATTTTGCTGACCGAACAAGTATACCGAAACTAGAATCGGTATCAGGCAAAACCATTTTGATCGCTGATGATAACCAGTCCTTGCGTGTCTATACCGCGATATTGCTGGGTCAACAGGGCTTTAATGTGCTGCAGGCAAAAACCGGTCTTGAAGTTTTAACCCAACTTGAGTCGAACTCGATAGATTTAATTATTATGGATATAGCGATGCCTGAAATGGATGGTCTAGACACCACCAAAGCGATACGCAAGCTAAAAGATTCTCGTTCAGCGGCTATTCCGATAATCGGTTACACAGGCAGCTCGTCCACTGCGATAATTAAGAAGATACATCAAGCGAATATGACGGACTACATCGTTAAACCCGCCGCGACAGAAAAATTACTGGATAAGATCGCTGATTGGATTTAA
- a CDS encoding LuxQ periplasmic sensor domain-containing protein has product MSLTYFNSRKSLATLITRTVAWVIGTFTLAILLQSWNLSRDIITQEVQRTSKQTRQLVLNFFDYRLASLQILQDSNAKSDAVEQYFQDVDTKALDYFFLREDNLEPLHSPDFRFITHLRDVIWDDGNALFYGLEDYSLFELRSQVEFQNQWAVVSVSSQLGERHILVRKTPIIASESGEVLGYLYVGLVLNDNIALLSRLMEGTNSDDVMLLHKGQFIASTISSDDHYTLDSISSHIDSGELAFDKVLITETELDMGESSLKLNVYSIQRNPGVLALKQSYLLWIVCSILVIIVLSLALRRWLNRKVTTELASLMQYTAIAGNKDRFTPYDGSSIYEFNHIGRTLSNTFERLSEQEKLFQDLFNFSLSPIIVWKENGKILQINPAGRKALGVEGVDEDTAQNELMVQFVDLMTLHVIKAKMGATLTGIDVPIGHQTYRWSFSAISAHNDRVLILSQGQDITTLLDAERQSNKARRSAEAAAKARSDFLARMSHEIRTPLNGILGISQLLRVQQGDKRFHEQVDVLYNSGEHLLAVINDILDFSKIENGRFKLEMHQFHFKDVLVALEGIFKPLCDSKGITFNLTTNLDQDILVTSDQVRLNQILFNLVSNAIKFTHEGEVSVAFDYRSHSQNKQGVTQGELHIEIRDSGIGIPDTQLSTIFDPFIQSESTLTREYGGSGLGLAIVKHLVSMFGGDIQLHSQVGIGSIFNLFIPMDSQKGDKGAYRVENTLDFDLFERPLRLLLVEDNHTNAFIARAFCEKYGMEVVWAKDGQEALDCIANQAFDLVLMDNQLPSMSGIEATNMIRNTWHKQVPIYACTADNQESTRQQFIDAGADYIVVKPIKEKALNDSLRYFKKHFFDPSPVLKVDQTRPL; this is encoded by the coding sequence ATGAGTTTAACGTACTTTAATAGCAGAAAATCACTCGCGACACTCATCACACGCACTGTAGCGTGGGTGATTGGCACCTTCACCTTAGCGATCTTGTTGCAAAGCTGGAATTTAAGTCGCGATATCATTACCCAAGAGGTCCAACGCACGTCTAAGCAAACACGACAGTTGGTGCTCAACTTTTTCGATTACCGACTCGCGTCACTACAAATTCTACAAGACAGTAATGCCAAAAGTGACGCGGTGGAGCAGTACTTTCAGGACGTGGACACCAAAGCGTTAGATTACTTCTTTTTACGTGAAGACAACTTAGAGCCTTTACACTCTCCGGATTTTCGTTTTATTACCCACCTGCGTGATGTTATTTGGGATGATGGCAATGCCTTGTTCTATGGTTTAGAGGACTATAGCCTGTTTGAATTACGCTCACAGGTTGAATTCCAAAACCAATGGGCGGTCGTGAGTGTCAGTTCGCAGTTGGGAGAGCGGCATATCTTAGTGCGAAAAACCCCCATAATCGCCAGCGAATCTGGTGAAGTGTTGGGGTATCTTTACGTTGGTTTAGTGCTGAACGATAACATTGCGTTGCTAAGTCGATTGATGGAAGGGACCAATAGTGACGATGTTATGTTGCTACATAAAGGGCAATTTATCGCGTCGACTATCTCAAGTGACGATCATTACACCCTAGACTCGATATCATCACATATCGACAGTGGTGAGTTGGCCTTTGATAAGGTGCTCATCACGGAAACCGAATTAGACATGGGTGAAAGCTCTCTAAAACTCAATGTCTACTCGATACAACGTAATCCGGGCGTATTGGCGCTCAAGCAAAGTTATTTGCTTTGGATTGTCTGTTCGATTCTGGTGATCATTGTGCTATCGCTGGCGCTTCGTCGCTGGTTAAACCGCAAAGTGACCACCGAACTTGCATCACTAATGCAATATACCGCGATAGCGGGCAATAAAGATCGTTTCACGCCTTATGACGGCTCTTCTATTTACGAGTTTAACCACATTGGGCGCACGCTAAGTAATACCTTTGAAAGACTCTCCGAGCAAGAGAAGCTATTTCAAGACTTATTCAACTTCTCCCTATCTCCTATTATTGTTTGGAAAGAAAATGGCAAAATCCTGCAAATCAACCCAGCAGGTCGCAAAGCCTTGGGGGTTGAGGGCGTCGATGAGGATACGGCGCAGAATGAACTCATGGTTCAATTCGTTGATTTGATGACCCTGCACGTTATCAAAGCCAAAATGGGCGCGACCCTAACCGGCATCGATGTTCCTATCGGTCATCAAACCTATCGCTGGAGTTTCTCTGCTATTTCTGCTCATAACGATAGAGTGTTAATCTTATCGCAAGGTCAGGACATTACCACTTTGCTTGATGCTGAGCGTCAAAGTAATAAAGCACGCCGCTCAGCAGAAGCGGCAGCAAAGGCGCGTTCTGATTTCTTAGCAAGAATGAGTCATGAAATACGTACGCCACTTAATGGTATTTTGGGTATCAGCCAACTGCTGCGTGTGCAACAGGGCGACAAGCGCTTTCATGAGCAAGTGGATGTTCTTTACAACAGCGGTGAACATTTACTGGCGGTCATTAACGACATTCTTGATTTTTCTAAGATCGAAAACGGTCGTTTTAAATTGGAAATGCATCAATTCCATTTTAAAGATGTATTGGTGGCATTGGAGGGGATCTTTAAGCCATTGTGTGATAGCAAAGGCATAACGTTCAACTTAACCACTAACCTTGACCAAGACATACTGGTGACCAGTGATCAGGTTCGACTCAATCAAATTTTGTTTAACCTAGTCAGTAACGCAATTAAGTTTACTCATGAAGGTGAGGTCTCCGTCGCCTTTGACTATCGCAGTCACAGCCAAAACAAGCAAGGCGTCACCCAAGGTGAACTACATATTGAGATAAGAGATAGCGGGATAGGGATCCCAGACACTCAATTGTCGACGATTTTTGACCCATTTATCCAGTCGGAGTCGACACTAACCCGTGAATATGGCGGCAGTGGACTTGGTCTCGCGATAGTGAAGCATCTCGTGTCAATGTTTGGCGGTGACATTCAGCTGCATAGCCAAGTGGGGATCGGGTCGATATTTAATCTCTTTATCCCTATGGATAGTCAAAAGGGTGATAAAGGTGCATATCGGGTCGAAAACACCCTAGATTTTGACCTTTTTGAACGACCGTTGCGATTGTTGCTGGTCGAAGATAACCATACTAATGCCTTTATTGCTCGTGCTTTTTGTGAAAAGTACGGTATGGAAGTCGTCTGGGCTAAAGATGGTCAGGAAGCGTTAGATTGTATCGCTAACCAAGCCTTTGATTTGGTATTGATGGACAACCAATTACCATCCATGTCTGGTATCGAAGCGACGAATATGATTCGAAATACCTGGCATAAACAAGTGCCGATCTACGCCTGTACGGCGGATAACCAAGAGAGTACTAGGCAGCAATTCATTGACGCGGGTGCGGATTATATTGTCGTGAAGCCGATAAAAGAGAAAGCGCTCAATGACAGTCTGCGATACTTTAAAAAGCACTTCTTTGACCCATCACCTGTATTAAAGGTTGATCAAACCCGTCCGTTATAA
- the helD gene encoding DNA helicase IV, producing MLISASNAAQFFISKEFTSIELMQDSLILHSSRVEVSIPFNQWSGKLKINRGMLWSSVTVVCHPAQDQQVHWKVMGLDWQTVQSFASSALDRYQEWHHQQCRNLYQYLPQWQNELTQLVNLPRFLPASDVQQWRSKVQREFQQMEMSLEEAHRVLPDHIAYLQTWIEDTQQQLQQRNDQWIANERQNWQVLFSQSERSPLNESQQLAVLHNNDQNLILAGAGSGKTSVLMARVAYLLQSHIAQPEQLLMVAFGRDAAQEMKARLESKFGQSADAVSVLTFHQLGLKIINQAGQQSVSLAPIVTDMAQKKAWCIDWLKKHWMTPANFKRWQKHLSTWPIAYLTGDDELGSQSENPKLIAWLEQQLDQLISSSLNKKDIQQKIINHPDYTRLNSELALCWPCYQAWQKMMRENKQVDFTTMITQATSLVESGRFTSPWRFMMVDEYQDISPDRLALLEALCRGRKTAKTDTGNEHHKDEQKKPEATLFAVGDDWQSIYQFTGSDVDLTTGFQRRFPDASIHQLDTTYRFADNLGHVASEFIQANPAQLNKQLNSARTVKQNAVVIEHGSKIEGILTSLNNKKSSSRVLLLGRNHYHKPEQLENWQAQFEQLDLEFMTCHASKGQEADFVIIVAVDEGQFPSKQKFVHLNSALTAGTDDFPDAEERRLFYVALTRAKQKVWVCYQSQPSRFVRELAEMKRVTNKA from the coding sequence ATGCTAATCAGCGCCTCTAATGCAGCTCAATTTTTCATCTCTAAGGAATTTACTTCTATTGAGTTGATGCAAGATTCACTTATTTTACATTCAAGTCGTGTCGAAGTGTCGATTCCATTTAATCAGTGGAGTGGCAAGTTAAAAATTAACAGAGGTATGCTTTGGTCGAGCGTCACCGTTGTGTGTCATCCTGCACAGGACCAACAAGTACACTGGAAAGTGATGGGGCTTGATTGGCAAACGGTGCAATCTTTTGCCTCAAGTGCATTGGACCGCTATCAGGAATGGCATCACCAACAGTGTCGCAATCTTTATCAGTATCTACCGCAGTGGCAAAATGAACTGACACAACTTGTCAATTTGCCACGATTTTTACCCGCATCGGATGTTCAGCAATGGCGAAGTAAGGTTCAACGTGAATTCCAGCAAATGGAGATGTCACTAGAAGAAGCCCATCGTGTATTACCCGATCATATCGCCTACCTGCAAACATGGATTGAAGATACTCAGCAGCAACTACAACAACGTAATGATCAATGGATCGCCAACGAACGCCAAAATTGGCAAGTGTTGTTTTCTCAATCTGAACGTTCGCCGCTTAATGAATCGCAACAGCTCGCGGTACTGCACAACAACGATCAAAACCTGATCCTAGCAGGCGCGGGCAGTGGCAAAACCAGCGTGCTGATGGCTCGGGTCGCTTATTTACTGCAAAGTCACATCGCTCAACCAGAGCAACTGCTAATGGTTGCGTTTGGTCGTGACGCAGCACAAGAGATGAAAGCGCGCCTTGAGAGCAAATTTGGTCAGAGTGCAGATGCGGTGAGCGTACTTACTTTTCATCAACTCGGTTTAAAAATTATCAATCAAGCGGGGCAGCAGTCGGTGAGTCTCGCGCCCATTGTGACCGATATGGCGCAAAAGAAAGCTTGGTGTATTGATTGGTTGAAGAAACACTGGATGACGCCCGCTAACTTTAAACGTTGGCAAAAACACCTTTCTACTTGGCCCATCGCTTATTTAACTGGTGACGATGAGCTAGGAAGCCAGAGTGAAAATCCTAAGTTAATTGCTTGGCTTGAACAGCAACTGGACCAACTCATCTCTTCTTCATTGAATAAAAAAGACATTCAACAGAAGATAATCAATCACCCAGACTATACCCGCCTGAATAGTGAACTTGCGCTTTGCTGGCCGTGTTATCAGGCTTGGCAAAAGATGATGCGCGAGAATAAGCAGGTCGATTTTACTACGATGATCACCCAAGCCACTTCGTTAGTGGAGTCGGGGCGCTTCACTTCACCATGGCGATTTATGATGGTGGATGAGTATCAAGATATCTCTCCAGATCGTTTAGCATTACTTGAAGCACTTTGTCGTGGTAGAAAGACAGCTAAAACGGATACAGGCAATGAACATCATAAAGATGAGCAGAAAAAGCCTGAGGCGACACTGTTTGCGGTGGGCGATGACTGGCAGTCCATCTATCAATTTACCGGCTCTGACGTCGATTTAACCACAGGTTTCCAACGTCGATTTCCTGATGCCTCAATCCATCAATTAGATACGACCTATCGCTTTGCTGACAACCTTGGTCACGTTGCATCAGAATTTATTCAGGCAAATCCAGCGCAATTGAACAAACAACTGAACAGCGCCAGAACCGTGAAGCAAAACGCGGTTGTGATTGAGCATGGGTCTAAGATAGAAGGGATCTTAACGTCCCTTAACAACAAAAAATCATCCAGTCGAGTGCTGTTACTGGGCAGGAATCACTATCACAAACCCGAGCAACTGGAAAACTGGCAAGCACAATTTGAGCAGCTCGATTTAGAGTTTATGACCTGTCATGCCAGCAAAGGGCAAGAAGCGGATTTTGTGATTATCGTTGCGGTTGATGAAGGACAATTCCCGAGTAAACAGAAATTTGTTCATTTAAATAGTGCATTGACCGCTGGCACAGACGACTTCCCGGATGCCGAAGAACGCAGACTGTTTTATGTGGCATTGACGCGTGCTAAGCAAAAGGTATGGGTATGCTATCAATCGCAACCCTCACGCTTTGTTCGTGAGCTAGCAGAAATGAAACGGGTAACGAACAAGGCTTAA
- a CDS encoding hydroxymethylglutaryl-CoA reductase produces MPKLNLHKRDYLTNLGQDVTESELEARLSPSHAPITQRVNRSPYINQRNLNDRWNKLNNPAAMQHLFDAHTQQTMSAYEKNIEYFIGTVKLPIGTAGPLRINGLFAKGDYQVPLATTEAALVASYNRGANLITEAGGASAMLLNEGVTRTPGFAFQSLVQAGQFVAWAVTQFDDFKQIAEATTRHGKLSDINVNIEGNHVYLVFEYLTGDASGQNMVTIATNAVFEFILAKTPVTPEFAFLDANLSGDKKASAQTLRSVRGKKVTAEVTIPAALVEKHLHTTPERMAQFAQMTTVGGALSGTIGINAHYANALAALYIACGQDAACVAESAIGMTRIEQTSQGDLYASVTLPNLMVGTVGGGTGLPSQKACLDLLGLYGTGHSQALAEVTAALCLAGELSIVGAFCAGHFARAHHKLAR; encoded by the coding sequence ATGCCAAAACTTAATCTCCATAAGCGAGACTACTTGACTAATCTAGGTCAGGATGTCACTGAATCAGAACTTGAGGCACGCCTCTCTCCATCTCATGCTCCAATCACACAACGCGTGAATCGAAGCCCTTATATTAACCAAAGAAATCTCAATGATCGCTGGAATAAGCTCAACAACCCTGCGGCGATGCAGCATTTATTTGATGCGCATACTCAGCAAACCATGTCTGCTTATGAGAAGAATATTGAGTATTTTATTGGCACAGTAAAACTGCCTATTGGCACGGCAGGTCCATTACGCATCAATGGTCTTTTTGCCAAAGGAGATTACCAAGTCCCCCTTGCGACGACCGAAGCTGCCCTTGTCGCTTCCTACAACCGTGGCGCGAACCTGATCACCGAAGCCGGTGGAGCGAGTGCGATGCTACTGAATGAAGGCGTAACGCGAACCCCCGGATTTGCATTCCAATCCTTAGTTCAAGCCGGACAGTTTGTCGCATGGGCCGTCACACAATTTGATGATTTTAAGCAAATAGCTGAAGCGACTACTCGACACGGAAAATTAAGCGATATCAATGTCAATATCGAAGGAAACCATGTCTATTTAGTCTTTGAGTATCTCACTGGCGACGCGTCTGGACAAAATATGGTGACGATAGCCACCAATGCGGTGTTCGAATTCATCTTGGCTAAAACGCCGGTGACGCCTGAATTTGCTTTTTTAGACGCCAACCTTTCTGGTGACAAGAAAGCTAGCGCGCAAACACTGCGCAGCGTTCGCGGTAAAAAGGTTACGGCCGAGGTGACGATTCCAGCGGCTTTGGTTGAGAAACACCTGCATACCACACCGGAGCGCATGGCTCAGTTTGCGCAAATGACGACGGTTGGTGGCGCATTAAGTGGCACTATTGGTATTAATGCCCACTATGCCAATGCGTTAGCCGCGCTCTACATTGCCTGCGGTCAAGATGCCGCATGCGTCGCTGAATCTGCGATAGGCATGACACGTATTGAACAAACCTCACAAGGGGATTTGTATGCCAGTGTTACGCTGCCGAATTTAATGGTAGGAACAGTGGGTGGCGGTACCGGATTACCGAGTCAAAAAGCTTGTTTAGACCTTCTTGGCTTATATGGAACAGGTCATTCGCAAGCACTTGCGGAAGTCACCGCTGCACTTTGTCTGGCAGGTGAATTATCCATTGTCGGCGCGTTTTGTGCGGGTCATTTTGCTCGAGCGCATCACAAACTGGCTCGTTAA